CGAATCAAGCACGGCTCCTGAAATCGCATCCAAGTCCGCCGACAATCTTTCATTAGTGAGGATCAGATTGTCGACGTCCATAAGGACCTTCGCGATTGCGCGCTGTTCGGGCATAGGGGGAAGAGTAATCTCAAGGTTATCCAAATCCCCCTTCGTGATGGCACGTCTAGTTGCGCCTGATTCAGAAATGGAGTTGAGACTCGCTTTGATCTCCGGATTAAGCAGGCTGTAAAGGAGAAAGTGCGGGTCGATAACGTCAGCGTTGGGGCGAACGATCGCAACGTGCTGACTCACGTGCGCGGGAAGGATAGCGTCATCAACCATCGCCGTCCGAGTCACGGATTCGCCCGTGATGCAGATCAGGACATCCTTGGGAGCTACGGCAACGCTTCTGAGCTGATGCGCTGCTTCCTCTGTTAGCCGTGCGATATCAGTCGCCGCGAACTTGTAGTCATATACGTTTTGGGAGCGTATGAATGCTGCACCATGGTCAACGTATACGCTTGCACCCCCACGCGGAGTCGCCCCGCTGCCGATCTTGCTTGTGACAGATTTCAACGTCGTGGATATCCATTGGTTAGACATCTTCTTCCACCACCAGTCGGTCGAGGGATTCTTCGATTCGCGACTGGATGGCTTTGCGCGCCGCGAAACCAGCCTTAATCGAGTCGCGAAGCTCAACGATCTTTACTTCTACGGGCACGCCATCATCAACAACAGCCTCACTGCCCACGAAGCGACCCGGAGCCAACGCCCAACCAGCAGCTTCGATCTCAGTCGTTGTCGCTGACTTGCAGAATCCTTCAACGTCGGCATAACCGCCTTCTATTACTTCCCCACGCCAAGCGTGGTAAGTGTCCGCGATCTTGGCAATGTCCTCATCGCTGAATGCCTTCTGGTTCCGGCTAACCATGTGCCCAAGTTTCTGAGCGTCAATGAACAAGACCTCACCTTGGCGGTCACGGCGAGCTGCTGCACCATCCCCGAACTTCTTCTTTTTGTCGTGCGTCATGAACCACAGGCAGATCGGAATCGGCGTGCCGTAGAACAACTGACCCGGCAGACTGACTATGCACTCCACCTTGTCGCCCTCGATCATCTTGCGACGAATTTCACCCTCGTTGTTTGTGTTAGAAGTCAACGAGCCGTTCGGCATTACTGTGGCGGCAGTGCCTGTCGGAGACAGGTGATGGAGGTAGTTCTGCAACCACGCGTAGTTGACTTTCGATGCTGGTGGCATGCCGTACGGGAATCGTTTGGTCTCAGACTGCAAAGCGTCCGCAGCCCAGTAGACCTTGCTCCCGAAAGGCGGATTGGTAATGATGAAGTCCGCTCGCAAGTCCTTGTGCTTGTCGTCAGCAAATGAGTCTCCCCACTCTGGACCAAGGTTGGCTTCAATTCCCCGAATGGCGAGGTTCATCTTCGCCAACCGCCATGTCGTAGGATTCATTTCCTGCCCGTAGACGGAGATTTTGTTTTTGTCGCCGCCAGAGTGGGCAGCGGTGAAGTTCGCAGACTGCACGAACATGCCGCCCGACCCACATGCTGGGTCGAAGACACGTCCCTTGTATGGCTCCAGCATTTCGACCATGGTCTTCACGATGGAGCGCGGGGAATAGTATTCACCGCCGGACTGGTCGGCACCGGAACCGAATTGGGACAGGAAGTATTCGTAGACTCTTCCGAGTACGTCCTGATCATCATGTTCAGCCGCCGCGAGGTCCTCGTTGGAGAACAAGTCGATGAGACCGCCGAGCTTGTCCGGAGCCAAGTCCTTGCTGGCGTAGCTCTTCGGAAGCACACCCTTCAGGGACGGATTTTCTTTCTCAATAGCATCCATTGCGTTGTCTACACGGACGCCGATGTCCGTCAGCTTCGCTGCACTGCGCAGGTCATCCCACCTGTGACCGGCAGGAATCCAGAAGGCACCGACGCTAGTGTAGATGTCCCGGTCATCAAGGAATCGCTCGCGTGCGCCCTCATCGGGCAGATACATGTCGGAGGTTGAGTCCGCCATGTTGAGCGCGGCTTCTGTACGGCGCTTCTCAAAGTTGTCCGAAACGTACTTCAGGAAGACCAAACCAAGCACGACGTGCTTGTACTCTGACGGGTCCATGGAGGAACGCAGGCGGTTAGCCGCTTCCCAGAGGGACGCT
This Paenarthrobacter sp. GOM3 DNA region includes the following protein-coding sequences:
- a CDS encoding type I restriction-modification system subunit M, yielding MAPRQSKTGELGLEASLWEAANRLRSSMDPSEYKHVVLGLVFLKYVSDNFEKRRTEAALNMADSTSDMYLPDEGARERFLDDRDIYTSVGAFWIPAGHRWDDLRSAAKLTDIGVRVDNAMDAIEKENPSLKGVLPKSYASKDLAPDKLGGLIDLFSNEDLAAAEHDDQDVLGRVYEYFLSQFGSGADQSGGEYYSPRSIVKTMVEMLEPYKGRVFDPACGSGGMFVQSANFTAAHSGGDKNKISVYGQEMNPTTWRLAKMNLAIRGIEANLGPEWGDSFADDKHKDLRADFIITNPPFGSKVYWAADALQSETKRFPYGMPPASKVNYAWLQNYLHHLSPTGTAATVMPNGSLTSNTNNEGEIRRKMIEGDKVECIVSLPGQLFYGTPIPICLWFMTHDKKKKFGDGAAARRDRQGEVLFIDAQKLGHMVSRNQKAFSDEDIAKIADTYHAWRGEVIEGGYADVEGFCKSATTTEIEAAGWALAPGRFVGSEAVVDDGVPVEVKIVELRDSIKAGFAARKAIQSRIEESLDRLVVEEDV